The following is a genomic window from Chryseobacterium sp. StRB126.
TTCCATATCCTAGGTCTAATCCAACAAAGATAGGAGCTCCCTTAAATTTATATTTTCCGGAAACCGCTACAGGAATAAATCCAAAATCATCAAAGTGGTCTTTTCCAAAGAAATGAGAATATCCTGTTGCTACCCCAAGGTCAAAACCTTTAGCAATATTCCACATATAAGCTCCATCTACTCCAAGTGTAAACGAAGATACATTGCTTGCATCAGATACAGGAACACCAATGTGTCCACCTAATTTTAAACCTTCCTGCGCTTGAGCAGCACCTCCTAAAAGTGCAAAAGCACCTACTAATAATAGCTTTTTCATTTTTTAAGTTTAAATTTTACGGTTCAAAAGTACTAATTATTTTTATCACAGGAGTATATTTATATGATTCCTATTCTTCAAAACAAAAAAAAACAGGACAAATTTGTCCTGTTTTTGTTATGATCGTATTTCTTAAATCTTTAGGATTATTTCCCTCCGAATTTGAAACCTACACCTACTTGAATGAAGCTATTTTTTAATGTTCCATTTTCCCCGTCTTCTTTTTTAGCAAGGTTAGAGACCCCTAAATTATATCTGGCATCAAAAAACAATCCGTTTTCAAGTGTATATTCAGCACCAACAAATGGAGCTAAATTTAGTTTATTCATGTGCTCTTTCACATCTGTAGTTGTAGTTTCTGATTCAGAAAATGCTTGTCCTAGAGCTGATCCTGATAATTCTGTTGTTGATTTAATTTTTGCAGAAATAATAATGCCTACATTAAGACCTACTCCGAAAGCTAAATTCTCAGTAGCATAATATTTAGCACTGATAGGAATTTGGACAGTTCCCAGTTTCCAATCTGTTTTTTCAGTACCCGTTACATTTACTCCTGCTTCGGTAAAAGCAACAGCTTCTTCTTGCTTACCTCCAAGTGGAGAATATAAAACCTCCCCTTGTACCGCAAATTTATCACTCAACTTATATTCAGCCATTGCCCCAGCATAGAAAGTAGATTTTGCATCAAATTTGTAAGTAGTTCCTTCACCTGTTGCCTTAAGCATAGATAAAGAGTAACCAGCTTTAGGTCCAAATTTAAATTCCTGAGCGTTTGCGTTGATTCCCAATACAGCTACAGCTGCAATAAGTAAAAAATTTTTCATTGTTAATTAGTTATACATTTAAGGATTGCAAAACTAATTATTTTTTTCAAATTAACAAATTTTAAGAGAAAATTTAAAGTTAACAAAAGGTTAATGGAACTTTTACCTATTCAGGATTATTCGTTTCTCTGTCGTTTTTCTTCATCATTATAAGCTAAGATAATTTTTCTTACAACAGGGTGTCTCACTACATCCTCCTCTGTAAGATGCACAAACCCAATTTCCTTCACTCCATTCAATATTCTCATAGCTTCTTTCAATCCGGATTGCTGGTTTTTCGGAAGGTCAATCTGACTTGGATCTCCTGTAATAATAAATTTTGCATTCATTCCCATCCTTGTCAGGAACATTTTCATCTGAGCATGGGTTGTATTCTGTGCTTCATCAAGAATGACAAAAGCATCATCAAGAGTACGCCCTCTCATAAAAGCTAACGGAGCCACTTCAATGACCTTTTTTTCCATAAAGCCTTCCAATTTTTCATGTGGGATCATATCACGAAGCGCGTCATACAATGGCTGTAAGTACGGATCAAGCTTTTCTTTAAGATCTCCCGGTAAAAATCCAAGACTCTCTCCTGCTTCTACAGCTGGTCTTGTCAGAACAATCCTTTTCACCTCCTTATCTCTTAAAGCTCTTGCGGCCAATGCAACACTGGTATATGTTTTTCCGGTTCCTGCAGGACCAATGGCAAATACCATATCTTTTTTCTCGGTTTCCTTTACCAGCTTTTTAAGATTGGTGGTTTTAGCCTTAATAACTTTTCCATTTACTCCTTTTACGATGATGTCCTGATCAAAAATCAATTGTTTTTCATTTTCATCTTTAATATTCAGGATATTTTCAACGTCTTTAAGAGCTATCGAATTGTTTTTTGAGATAAATTTTACAATATCATTCAGTTTTTGTTTCAGTATATCTAAAGCTTCCTGATTTCCCATTGCAAAAATATAATGGTCTCTTCCAGTAATTTTAATAGTAGGAAAGCTTGATTTTATTAAGTTGAAATATTGGTTATTAACTCCATAGAAGATTTTCGCATCGATATCTTCCAGATCATAGGTCAATTCAAACATGCAGTATTTTTATTTTAGATTTTAAAATTAAAGCTTTTTTTCAAATTTATATCAAATTCTTTTCAACAATCTTTCGGGCTTTCTTTTTATTTTAAATAACTTTGCAAGACTACACTATTCTATAAATTGCTCATGTCAATTATTACCCTTACTTCGGATTTCGGAAATTTAGATTACAGAGTTGCCGCTGTGAAAGGCAAAATTCTGTCTCTAAATCCTGAGGTTAATATTATTGATATAACCCACGACATCCAAGCATTCAATCTTATACAAACGTCTTATATTGTAAGGAACGCTTATAAATATTTTCCAAAAGGGAGCATCCACATTATTTCTGTGGACAGTTTTTACCATAAATCGAGAAAAAATATCCTTTATAAAGCGGATGGTTCTTACTTTCTGGCGGCAGACAATGGTCTTTTAAGCCTAATCTTCTTCGATATTAAACCGGAAGCAATCTATGAGATCACACTCAACAATCGTTTTGATGATGTCATCAATTTCACTTCTACAGATATTTTTGTTCCTGCAGCAGTACATCTAGCTAATGGAGGCCTTCCGGAAGTAATCGGAAGAAAAATAGACTCAGTTAAGCAACTCATGTTCCCAAGAGCTGTTTATAATGAGTCTGAAGGAATGATTATTGGTGAAGTTACTTATATTGATAATTTCGGAAATATAATCTCAAATATCAATCAAGATTTCTTTGAAAATATCAGCAAAGGATACAATGGATTTACCATAAAATTCAGAAACCTGAGTCTTTCAAGGGTCTTTTCCAGCCACACGGAAGTAGTTTCAGACTGGGAAAGGGAGACGGAATTCCATGGGCAGTCCGCAGCAATCTTCAATGACAGTCAGTTATTGGAGCTTACTATCTATAAAGGCAGCAAGAAAAACGGAGCTAAAAGCCTGTTTGGACTGAATGTAGGAGAAAATATCTACATTGAATTCGCGTAAAATTATATATTTCATAAAAAAACCGATTTTTTTTATATATTTGTCAAAATCTAAAAATCAAAAATGGCAGAATACAAATTATTGCTTCCTTCCATGGGAGAAGGGGTTATGGAAGCGACAATTATCACTTGGTTATTCAATGAAGGTGATAACGTAAAAGAGGATGACTCTGTAGTAGAAATTGCAACAGATAAAGTAGATTCAGACGTTCCGACACCAGTTTCGGGAAAAATCGTAAAAATTTTAAAGCAAAAAGATGAAGTTGCAAAAGTAGGTGAGGCCATTGCTATTTTAGAAATTGAAGGAGAAGGTTCTGCTTCTGAGGAAGTAACCTCTGAAACACCAGCAGCTGCTCCGGATACTGAAACTTTAAAAACTATTGAGCAGCCTTTACAAACTGTAGCTGCATCTAATGTAGAATTCTCAGGAGACCTTTACTTATCTCCACTTGTAAAATCAATTGCACAACAGGAAAATATTTCTGAAGCTGAACTTAAATCCATTAAAGGAAGCGGTTTAGAAGGAAGAATTACTAAAGAAGATATTTTAGCTTACGTTGCTAACAGAGGAAACCAGCCTGCACAACCTGCTGCGGCCCCTGTAGCGTCTAGTCCTAAATCAGCAGTTTCGGCTCCGGCAGCAACCATTACTGCCGCTGCAGGTGACGAAATCATTCCTATGGACAGAATGAGAAAAATCATCGCTGAGAACATGGTGAAAGCAAAACAAATTGCTCCACACGTAACTTCTTTCATCGAAACAGACGTTACCAACGTTGTAAAATGGAGAAACAAAAACAAAGCAGCCTTCGAAAAACGTGAAGGAGAAAAACTTACTTTCATGCCTATTTTTGTGAAAGCTGTAGTAAAAGCAATTCAGGATTTCCCAATGATTAATGTTTCGATAAGTGGTGAAAACATCATTAAAAAGAAAAACATCAACATCGGTATGGCGACCGCTCTACCAGACGGAAACCTTATTGTTCCTGTAATTAAAAATGCAGACCAGTTATCTCTTTCAGGTCTTGCTAAAGCAATTAATGATTTAGCTTACAGAGCAAGAAACAAGAAATTAAGACCGGAAGATACTCAAGGAGCTACTTATACGATCTCTAACGTTGGAAGCTTTGGGAACCTTATGGGGACACCAATTATTCCTCAGCCACAGGTTGCAATTCTTGCCATCGGAGCCATCGTTAAGAAGCCTGCAGTTCTTGAAACAGCTGATGGAGATGTAATTGCAATCAGAAACCTAATGTTCATGTCTCACTCTTATGACCACAGAGTGGTAGACGGTTCTCTAGGTGGAATGATGCTGAAACATGTTCATGACTACCTAGAAAACTGGGATCTGAACACAGAAATATAAGTAAATGAGTAATCAGCAATGAATATTTTTTGCTGCTGATTCTATAACAAATATAAAACCTTCGATTTTTAATCGGAGGTTTTTTTGTGGATCAATCTGTGTATATTTGAATTTCGAGGTAATATAACCCGGGTTCAAATTGTCTTTTATAAAACAGAACCAATTATATATGAAACAATTCATTTTAACCACATTTGCTTTAAGCATTTCAATGATGGCGTATACACAGAAAAACGAACAATCAGAATTAATTGATCGGTACGTAAAAGAAGTGATGACAATCAATCAGATCCCAGGTTTGGCTATTGGAATTATCAAAGATGACCAAGTCATTTTTCAACAGTATTATGGTAAGGAAACTCTGGAAAATGATAAAAAGGTTGATTCCAATTCAATGTTCAGGATCTATTCAACCTCAAAATTAATGTCAAATATTGGCGCTTTTCAACTGATTGAAAAAGGTCAATTGTCTTTGGAAGACAATATTTCAAAATATATTGAAAACCTACCTAAAGAATGGCAGGAGGTTAAAGTAAAAAACCTGTTAACCCATTCTTCCGGAATTCCAAACCTTATCGCCTTTAATGATATCTCCATAGATGATTCTAATACCAAGGTTATTGAACGGCTGGCTAAGGAAAAAATGGATTTTAAAACAGGAAATCAATTCAGTTACAATCAAACGAATTATTTTCTTCTCACCATGATTATTGAAAAGATCACAGGACAGTCTTTTGAAAACTTCATTATGAACAATCAGTTTTCAGATTCTAAAAACCAGGTTGTTTTTTCCTCAAATGCTCTAGAAAAAATCCCAAACCGTGTGATAAAATATAATTACAACCCGGGAAAAAAGCAATATGAAAAATCTACGGATGTTAGCGGAACAAGGGCACATTCTGCCAACGGAGTAGCCATCACACTCCCTGCATTTTTGAAATGGAGCATTCATCTTAGTAAAAATGATTTATTAGATCAAAAGACGAAAGAAATGATGTGGCAGCCATTTGATTTCGGTAATAAAAAAGATATTTTTTCATACGGATGGGACATCACAAAAGTTAATGATATCCCGTCTTATAATTTTTCCGGCGGAAATGTAAGTGCCTATAAAATTTACCCACAGAATAATATGGCCATTGTAATGATGTCTAACGGATATAGCCTATTCCCTATCCAATATCGCATTATTAATCATATTGCTGCTATGATTGATAAAACTTTAACAGACGACTATTCCTCAGCAGAAGAAACCATCATCTCTGAATTTTCTAAAAAAAACAATCCCAATGCTGAGAAAATCTATTATTCCATAAAGGCTAAAAATCCAAAATGGAATTTTGAAAATACACTGAACGATATAGGTTATATTTTATTGAGAAACGCTCGAATTGATGAAGCCATCAAAATTTTTTCTTTAAATGCGAAAGAAACCCCACAGTCGGCA
Proteins encoded in this region:
- a CDS encoding porin family protein, which produces MKNFLLIAAVAVLGINANAQEFKFGPKAGYSLSMLKATGEGTTYKFDAKSTFYAGAMAEYKLSDKFAVQGEVLYSPLGGKQEEAVAFTEAGVNVTGTEKTDWKLGTVQIPISAKYYATENLAFGVGLNVGIIISAKIKSTTELSGSALGQAFSESETTTTDVKEHMNKLNLAPFVGAEYTLENGLFFDARYNLGVSNLAKKEDGENGTLKNSFIQVGVGFKFGGK
- a CDS encoding PhoH family protein, with the protein product MFELTYDLEDIDAKIFYGVNNQYFNLIKSSFPTIKITGRDHYIFAMGNQEALDILKQKLNDIVKFISKNNSIALKDVENILNIKDENEKQLIFDQDIIVKGVNGKVIKAKTTNLKKLVKETEKKDMVFAIGPAGTGKTYTSVALAARALRDKEVKRIVLTRPAVEAGESLGFLPGDLKEKLDPYLQPLYDALRDMIPHEKLEGFMEKKVIEVAPLAFMRGRTLDDAFVILDEAQNTTHAQMKMFLTRMGMNAKFIITGDPSQIDLPKNQQSGLKEAMRILNGVKEIGFVHLTEEDVVRHPVVRKIILAYNDEEKRQRNE
- a CDS encoding S-adenosyl-l-methionine hydroxide adenosyltransferase family protein is translated as MSIITLTSDFGNLDYRVAAVKGKILSLNPEVNIIDITHDIQAFNLIQTSYIVRNAYKYFPKGSIHIISVDSFYHKSRKNILYKADGSYFLAADNGLLSLIFFDIKPEAIYEITLNNRFDDVINFTSTDIFVPAAVHLANGGLPEVIGRKIDSVKQLMFPRAVYNESEGMIIGEVTYIDNFGNIISNINQDFFENISKGYNGFTIKFRNLSLSRVFSSHTEVVSDWERETEFHGQSAAIFNDSQLLELTIYKGSKKNGAKSLFGLNVGENIYIEFA
- a CDS encoding dihydrolipoamide acetyltransferase family protein; protein product: MAEYKLLLPSMGEGVMEATIITWLFNEGDNVKEDDSVVEIATDKVDSDVPTPVSGKIVKILKQKDEVAKVGEAIAILEIEGEGSASEEVTSETPAAAPDTETLKTIEQPLQTVAASNVEFSGDLYLSPLVKSIAQQENISEAELKSIKGSGLEGRITKEDILAYVANRGNQPAQPAAAPVASSPKSAVSAPAATITAAAGDEIIPMDRMRKIIAENMVKAKQIAPHVTSFIETDVTNVVKWRNKNKAAFEKREGEKLTFMPIFVKAVVKAIQDFPMINVSISGENIIKKKNINIGMATALPDGNLIVPVIKNADQLSLSGLAKAINDLAYRARNKKLRPEDTQGATYTISNVGSFGNLMGTPIIPQPQVAILAIGAIVKKPAVLETADGDVIAIRNLMFMSHSYDHRVVDGSLGGMMLKHVHDYLENWDLNTEI
- a CDS encoding serine hydrolase; translation: MKQFILTTFALSISMMAYTQKNEQSELIDRYVKEVMTINQIPGLAIGIIKDDQVIFQQYYGKETLENDKKVDSNSMFRIYSTSKLMSNIGAFQLIEKGQLSLEDNISKYIENLPKEWQEVKVKNLLTHSSGIPNLIAFNDISIDDSNTKVIERLAKEKMDFKTGNQFSYNQTNYFLLTMIIEKITGQSFENFIMNNQFSDSKNQVVFSSNALEKIPNRVIKYNYNPGKKQYEKSTDVSGTRAHSANGVAITLPAFLKWSIHLSKNDLLDQKTKEMMWQPFDFGNKKDIFSYGWDITKVNDIPSYNFSGGNVSAYKIYPQNNMAIVMMSNGYSLFPIQYRIINHIAAMIDKTLTDDYSSAEETIISEFSKKNNPNAEKIYYSIKAKNPKWNFENTLNDIGYILLRNARIDEAIKIFSLNAKETPQSANAFDSLGEAYFYAKNYILALENYKKSLVLNPENTNAAKMIQKIEDLTKKK